The genomic stretch GCCGGCCGCGCGCCGCGCCAAGGAAGGCGGCGGCCGCGGTGGCGGGTTAGGGGCTCAGCTCGATCGCTGCGAGCGACCGAGTTTGATTAAAGCGGACTCTCCCGGGTGACGGAGGAGCCGCTCTTGTCTCCGAGCGGACGACTTGTGCAATGCGGGCCTGCCCGCTTCGATCCGTTTTGATCTACCCCGCGGCCACCAAAGTCAGTTTTCGGATGGTTTCCTCAACTTCGATCTTAGAAATTCCACCAGCAGCTTGAGACATTCAACCCTTTTGTTTTGCTCGGGATAGTAGATGTAAAATGGCGGCAGGTCTTTGACGTATGGCTCAAGGAGCGGCTCCAGATCACCCCTGCTGAAATGATCTTCCAGCGTCACCCGCTTGGACCAACCAACGCCGTGTCCATGGCATGCCGCTTGAATGACCCCTCCGGCGGAATCGAAAATCAGCCGCGCAGGTGGATCAAGTCGCTTGTCTTGACCGTCTTCCAGAACCCACCACTCTCGCAGGACTGCCGATGCCGGTAGCCTCTGCCGAATGCATTGATGGTTCAGCAGTTCACGAGCATTTTTAGCGACACCATGGGTCTGGAGGTATCAGGGTGATGCAAAGAAGGCCGACTTGATTGGAGGAATGACGCGGATGGCGATCATGTCCGGCGCCAGCACGTCGCCCATGGTTTGGGTCCAACCGCATGGAGCGGTTGCGAATGCCTATCCGTACATCTTTGGCGCTTGGTCAAATGTGGGCCTGACCGATTGGCTTGTCCTCACGCTGCTGGCAGGATTTGCGATTGCAAATGGCATGTTGCTGGCGGGTGCCTATCAGGCTGCGCCGCCTTCCATCGTTTCGACCTTCGAGTACTGCTATCTGGTATTTGTTGCGGTTTGGGACATCATGTTCTTCGGGATAGCGCCCACCGTAGCTTCAGTCTCGGGCATGGTCTTGATTGTGGCAGCAGGATTGCTGGTCTTGCGCCGCAAGACGAAGTGAGCTCCGCAAGTCCCTGCGCGAAAAGCCGGACGACCGCGGGCACGTTCGGCGCTGGCAGCATCTCCGCAAAAAATGGACCTTGTCGGCGTCGACCTGCAAGCTTCTGCCTGCCGGCGGATCATATTCCGGTTATCGGCAGCTCAACCGTGACATTCGGCCGGCGCAAGGACCTTTCGCAGCCGCGTATCGGGATCCCCTTCACCGAAAAAATCCGCCGCAAGGTCCCGTCCGACTTCAGGAGCCGATACTCCGATCTCAGTTGCGCATCGCGGCTGAAGCCAAAAGGACTGCTCGGGTCCGGCTTGACGATGCTGCGAATTTCATCCTGGTAGTCGGCGATACCCTGAAGGAGCGCGTTGATTGTCGCGGCAATCTCCGTGCGATCCTCGGGGCGCTCGACCACGGCATCCAGCAGTTCGCCAAGCTTGCGCAGCGGCACCTGACGGTCCTGGTTCGGATCGCCATTGCGATAGGCGATCTCGACATCGACTAGGCTGAGAACGGAAACGAACTCTTCCTTGAGCAGGAAGATTCCGACATTCACAGGCTGCGCGGTCGGGTTCTGCGCCGTCTTCTCCTTGACACTCTCGGTCTGCTCGTCGGTCTGGGTGTCTTCCCGGCCGGTTTCTATGCTCTGCTTGCGGGAACGGTTCGTCTCCGACACTTGGGAATCGATGGCGGATGTGGTCGATTCCGCAAAATCCTGCCGGACCTCATTGGTCGATCCGCGCGCATGAACCTGGGCGTCCGCGCTGCCGCCGCCGATTTCGACCGACGCTTCCCCGTGGAAACTCCCGTCGAATCCGTAATCATAGTTGTTCGTGCCGGACCTTTTGTCGGCGGTATCCTTGAGCTGCTTGTTGAAATTGTCTACCGCCTCCCGGTCCTGACTGTCCAACACGGTGGAGGTCAGCTCGTTGCTCGTCGAAGTTCGCTTCTTGATGATCACCTTGTAGGTCATCGATCCGCCGGGCGACAGGCTGATGGAGTCGACCAGATCATCCCGCGCCAGATCTCCGCGGAAGCTCGCAAGCTGATATTGCTCGACCAGGAAGAGCTGTGGCCGAAGGTCCTCCGGCGCGGGTATGCCGCCCAGCGTGAACGGAACGCGCGCCTCCCTGAGCTTCGCCTGAAGCGGAGCCAGCGACATTTGAAAGAAATTGGCTTGGAGAGCCATGTAATTTTGAATCATGCCCGGCTTGATGATTGGAGGTTGCTGACCGATGACAGCCGGAGGCATGGGAACATCGAGGCCGGGCAGTGAGACGGTTTCTCTGAACGCGGCCGAAGCGCGGAAGATCGCCGGCGTCGAGAACCCGAATGGGGTTGTGTCCGGGCCTGGTTCGAATCCGAGCAGCAGAAAGGCCTTCAGCAGTCCCGCCTCGGTCTTCAGGTCGACCGGCGGGATTCCCATCGGATCGGGGGGCGGTGCCGCATTGCCGCCTGAGAAACCCACGAAAACATCCCGTTTCAGGCCAAGCGAGATGAACACCGGCTCCGGCCGGAAAGGCACGGAATCCTCGGGGTTGACTTGCACCGATACACTCGGGCCGTGCTGCGTTTCGGTTGCGCTTGGGTCAATTATGGTTTGGTCGTTCGGCATGGTCTGTCGCCCCCTCCAGGTAATGGGATTCACACAGCTGCTAAGTTAAATAAACTCGAACATATCTTGTGGGCCTGGTGTTGCGCCTCCAAGACAATATGCCATAGGCTCTTTGTACAATATCAGCGGTGTTCTTGTCGCCTGTTTCCGCCGAGTGACCTGCTCGCAATGACAGAAGGGTGCGTGGGATCTGGTCGACACCTACATCAACCTTGACGTCAGCTCTTGAAGTTCGGCGGTTTTGCCCTTCATGTCGAGCCCGGCAGGACGAAAATTCATGATGCATGACGATCAGGTGAATATCGACATCGATATCGCCCGCCGGATGATCCGCGATCAGTTTCCCCAGTATCGCCATGAGGACATCGCCTCGGTTGGATCGCCGGGAACCGTCAATGCCATCTTCCGCATTGGCTCAAAGTGCGCTGCGCGCTTCCCGTTGCGCGCGATGAATCCGACCGAATGCGCCGATATGCTTCGGTCGGAGGCCGCCGCCATGGTCGAGATTGGCGAATATTGCTCGTTTCCGACGCCGCAGCCGATCGGGCTCGGCGCGCCCGGTCCCCGATATCCAATGCCATGGGCATTGCAAACGTGGATCGAAGGCGAGGTTGCCACGCCGCGCGGGCTAAGTGGATCGACGATTTTCGCCCTCGACCTCGCACACCTAGTGGCATCGTTGCGCCAGGCGGACACACGGGGCCGACGCTTCGACGGGCGGGGACGTGGTGGGCATCTCCCCGATCATGACCATTGGATGGCTGTTTGCCTTGAAAACAGCCAGCGCCTTCTCGATGTGGCGCGACTGCGCGATCTGTGGGCCCGGTTCCGAGAACTGCCCGCCGCCGGGCCTGTCGTGATGAGCCACAAGGACCTTATCCCGCCAAACCTTCTCATGCGAGGCGAGCGTCTTGTCGGGGTGCTTGATGGCGGCAGTTTCGGACCAGCCGATCCGTCGCTGGATCTGGTGGTCGCCTGGCATCTTCTCGACGCCAAGCGAAGGGCGACCTTTCGGAGCGGCCTTCAAGTCGATGACCTCTCGTGGAAGCGCGGTGCTGCCTGGGCGTTCCAGCAGGCCATGGGTCTCGTCTGGTATTACCGTCTCACCAACCCCGCCATGAGTGTGCTGGGGCGCAGCACGCTCTCCCGCATTCTCGACGATCCGGACATCTGAGCTGTGGTAGCCGGCGCGCCGGGCACGCCGCGGCGTGCAGCGCTCAGGCATCCCTGGTGATGTCCCAGTCAGTCCGGACAATCCTGGCGTGGTCTTCGATATAGTTCGCGATGACGTCGGCGCCGTTGGTCCAGGGGATCGCCTCGCAGCGCGCCGCCATTCCTTCGCGCTCGGTGGGGTCGAGCAGCTCTTCGATGAAGCGGTCGACATGGGGGAGGTCGTGGTCGCGCCGCATCAGTAGGCCAAAACCGCCAAGCTCCGCCCAGCGGGCGCGGTTGAGCTGCAGGTCCATCTCGCCGCTCTCGTTGGGCACGAACAAGGTCGGCACCGCGCCGAGGATGTTCTCATGGAACGTATTGTAGCCGGGCGCGACGATCGCGGCATCGAACGCGCGGCTGTAGCGGAAGCTCGGGAACAGCTCGACGATCCGATGCCTCGGGCCGACCGGCTCGTCTGAACCGAAATCGGCGCGGATCGGCGAGCGGATATCCAGTACCAGCGTATCGGGACGGTCAAGCAGGGCTTTGAGAACACCGTTGCGGACGCCGCGCATGTCGAAATTGCTGCCAGAGCCGAGTTGCAGGGCCACGACGGTCATGCCATCGGGGATTTCGAGGAAGTTGCGCGCGGCGGCTCTTTCCAGGCGCTCATTTGGCCCCAGCAACAGCACCGGCGGAACCAACAGAACCTTGTCGCGCACTTCAGACGTCGGGCCGTGATCGAATTCATCGGCCAGTTCGCCAGGCTCTATGACGGCGTCGAAAGCCTCCGCCATCCCCAGGAACGGGCGGTGCGCTTCCCGCCACATCGGTCGACGGACCCAGATCGAGAACAGGTTGGGGTCCATGGCCAGGGCCGCGGCGACACCCTCGAAGACAGCCGTGGCGTCATAGGCAAAGACCGCGGGACGCAGATGACTGATCAGGTCGAACAGTTCTTCGGCAAGCACGTCGTTCCAGTCCTCGGGCGCGGCATCGATGCCGCGGTGATGGGTCAGGAAGTGGGCGTGATAACCCTCGTCGGTTGCAATTTTCATGGCGTAGGACATTGTCGCAAAGACGGGCTTCAGCCCTTGCGGCAGTCGCTGGGCGACAGCCATCTGCTGCGCGAGATGCCCCATTCCGATGCCATTGGACGATGCAAACAACACCTGACGTATCGGCAAAGGCTGGATCGTCGCTCGCACGGCCGCCGAATCGCGTGGTTTGGAAATGTTGAACAGCCTCTCGAGGCGTTCCGGGAAGAGCTTCGCCGCGTGGTGCCGGGCAACGAACTCCCTGGCCAAGGCCGATTGCCGTGCGTAGGCGTCTGCGTCGGTGACGAACATGCCGATGACGTGCTCGACATCTCGCGGCGCCGCATAGATTGCCGCGTCGCCGAACAATGGCTGGAAGTGCTCGGGGAGAATCGTGACGAGACCGACCGCGAGCGCTTCGAGGATCGTGCGGCCAAACGCCTCCGACCAGGAATCGCTATGGTAGTAGACATAGAAATCGAGGCCGTGGAGAAACTCGGGAATGCCGGTCCATGCAAAGGGCAGTATTTCCCAGTTGCCCGGCAGCGGACCGTAGAGCTCCTGGAGGAAGGAACCGCCGCCCAGGATCCTGATGCTGTAGCGGGCCGCGTCAGCAGGATAGATGCGCAACGCGTCGGCGGCTTTCCTCGGCCATTTCAACTTATCCGGGCGAGCATGGCGGCCGATGACGACCGGATTGTGCGGCGGGCCGTCCGGCCTGCGAGGCCAGTCGTCGAGATCGATCAGATTGGTCCAGTTTTCGGGCAAGAGTTCCGCGCCCGCGGGCAAACGACGGGGCAAGGCATCCCGAACGACGGCGCTGACAGGGGCGAGCCAAACCTTGATGCCAAACGCCCAATGGCAATTGCTTATGATGCGCGCCAGGTCGTACTGTAGCTTGCCCAGCCGGTCGACCATGGGATGATGGAGAACCATGACCAGGCGTTCGGTCCGGATGCCGGTCCGCCTGGTGAAGCGGTTGGACATTATCGTCGGATGGTGCACCAGGACGAGATCGGCGTCGACCTCGGTGTCCGGGTCGATCCGTTCCGTCGCGCCGCCATCAACCAGTGCCCGCAAGTCGGGATGCATCGGGTAGGGGTGACGCAGCAATGGTCCCTTCACGGCCAGCAAGCCGGTCTTGAAACCCGTGCGGGCCGCCGCCCGGATCTCCACGGCGAGCGCGGTGGAGGTGCCGCCTTCGAAGCGGACATCGGCGACAAAGAGAATGTCCAGCTTCATGATTTGGGTACATCCGGCGTCTTGCGGACGGATGCCGTCGGTGCTGCCGCCAGGAAACTGTCGATGGTCGTGCCGTAAGCCAGGACACGGCGGGGGCGCCATTTGGCCAGAAGGAGCCCCCAGCGCTCCCGCAAATAAGCCTGCCAGGGCATGTCCGCCTCGTGCAGCCGCTGCTCCACCAATGGGGGCAAATACTCGAAAATCACGCCGTGACGGCGGAATATCGTGAAGTCCGGATTGTCGGTCAGGTAGATGAGCCGATCGCTCTTTCGTGGAAGCTTGCGCTTGGTCGTGACGATGATCTCTTCGAGAAAATCAGGATTCACGCCTAGAATCGTAACAATAATAGTCGAAATGTCTTCTTTAGATTTGTACACAAAAATATTTCCCGGGTCTTCAACTCCCGGATTTTGTTTATCCTTTCCAAGGAAGATTTCCTTGAGTTTTCTCATCTGAATGGGGCTCACATGAGGGATGCGGGAATTTACCAATGGCGATTTGTACCTGTCAAACGTTCAGGCCGACGCCAGCGCGCCGTGTGATGAAAGCCCCGCAACGGCGGCAAAATCCGGTTACATGCCTTCGCCAAACTCGCTTGGCGGTTCGCAGTCGGCAAGGCTGGTACATTCGCACGCCTTGCCCTTGACTACAGGGCAGTTGGCGTATTTTCTTGTACGGCGTGACGTTGAAAGTCCTGATGCGATGCCGCGGCTGTTTTGGGCTGAGGCTGGAGCGACGCAAATGGCAAGATTGCTGCTGGCAAGGATGGCTTCGGCCGCCGCCTTGGTTTCGACCTCAGTCATATTGAGCGGATGCTGGACGATCGCGGGAAGGCCCATTTTCTGCGATTTCGGCCTTTCGCTGAAGGACGGAAGATGCGCCAAGGTCACCAAGGTGAGTGCGCCGCGACGCGACAAATCGAAGGCGAAGCGCGGCAATTCTCAATATTGATCCACCGCCTCGTCCGACGCCAGTTGCCGGAGCCGCCTGAGCGGCGGTCTTTGGTTGCTGATGGTCACGCGTTAGGGACCATTCTGCTTGATGTATAGATCAACTTCTCCGTCTATTTCTTTTCGCGTCGCGGGGTCTAATTTCGCGGCTATCTCCGCCTTCGTCTGTTCTCCCTGATCGGCCCGAAGCCTCGCGGCGAGCGAGGCGTCGAAGTAAGCGCGTCGCAGGTCAGGCTTGCCTCCCGTGAATGCACCGTCGCGATACCCCCACGCGAGGCGGACATAGGCGTACTCATTTCCCCGGTTTGCGGAAAGCTCAAGCAGGGTCAGGGCGCGGCGAGGATCGGCAGCCAGCTTGCGGTCGCCCTTCAGATAGAGCTGCGCGACAAAATAGGGCGCATACCTGTTGCCCATGTCGGTTGCGCGCTGCAACAGTTCGAGTCCTCGTGGCACGTCCTTTTTCACGCCTTCGCCCGCCAGATACGCCTGTCCCAGATTCGCCATCGCATCGATCTGGCC from Mesorhizobium sp. 113-3-3 encodes the following:
- a CDS encoding LysR substrate-binding domain-containing protein produces the protein MLNHQCIRQRLPASAVLREWWVLEDGQDKRLDPPARLIFDSAGGVIQAACHGHGVGWSKRVTLEDHFSRGDLEPLLEPYVKDLPPFYIYYPEQNKRVECLKLLVEFLRSKLRKPSEN
- a CDS encoding aminoglycoside phosphotransferase family protein produces the protein MMHDDQVNIDIDIARRMIRDQFPQYRHEDIASVGSPGTVNAIFRIGSKCAARFPLRAMNPTECADMLRSEAAAMVEIGEYCSFPTPQPIGLGAPGPRYPMPWALQTWIEGEVATPRGLSGSTIFALDLAHLVASLRQADTRGRRFDGRGRGGHLPDHDHWMAVCLENSQRLLDVARLRDLWARFRELPAAGPVVMSHKDLIPPNLLMRGERLVGVLDGGSFGPADPSLDLVVAWHLLDAKRRATFRSGLQVDDLSWKRGAAWAFQQAMGLVWYYRLTNPAMSVLGRSTLSRILDDPDI
- a CDS encoding glycosyltransferase, with amino-acid sequence MKLDILFVADVRFEGGTSTALAVEIRAAARTGFKTGLLAVKGPLLRHPYPMHPDLRALVDGGATERIDPDTEVDADLVLVHHPTIMSNRFTRRTGIRTERLVMVLHHPMVDRLGKLQYDLARIISNCHWAFGIKVWLAPVSAVVRDALPRRLPAGAELLPENWTNLIDLDDWPRRPDGPPHNPVVIGRHARPDKLKWPRKAADALRIYPADAARYSIRILGGGSFLQELYGPLPGNWEILPFAWTGIPEFLHGLDFYVYYHSDSWSEAFGRTILEALAVGLVTILPEHFQPLFGDAAIYAAPRDVEHVIGMFVTDADAYARQSALAREFVARHHAAKLFPERLERLFNISKPRDSAAVRATIQPLPIRQVLFASSNGIGMGHLAQQMAVAQRLPQGLKPVFATMSYAMKIATDEGYHAHFLTHHRGIDAAPEDWNDVLAEELFDLISHLRPAVFAYDATAVFEGVAAALAMDPNLFSIWVRRPMWREAHRPFLGMAEAFDAVIEPGELADEFDHGPTSEVRDKVLLVPPVLLLGPNERLERAAARNFLEIPDGMTVVALQLGSGSNFDMRGVRNGVLKALLDRPDTLVLDIRSPIRADFGSDEPVGPRHRIVELFPSFRYSRAFDAAIVAPGYNTFHENILGAVPTLFVPNESGEMDLQLNRARWAELGGFGLLMRRDHDLPHVDRFIEELLDPTEREGMAARCEAIPWTNGADVIANYIEDHARIVRTDWDITRDA